A DNA window from Carassius gibelio isolate Cgi1373 ecotype wild population from Czech Republic chromosome A8, carGib1.2-hapl.c, whole genome shotgun sequence contains the following coding sequences:
- the LOC128019068 gene encoding hippocampus abundant transcript 1 protein-like isoform X2: MLFKHIRRSVGRPKVAHAVVVIFLEFFAWGLLTTPMLTVLQITFPQHTFLVNGLIQGVKGFLSFMSAPLIGALSDVWGRKSFLLLTVFFTCAPIPLMRLSPWCFFALMSVSGLFAVTFSVIFAYVADITEEHERSTAYGLVSATFAASLVTSPAIGAFLSLRYGDSVVVLLATVIALADILFVLLVVPESLPDKMRLSSWGSPISWEQADPFASLRKVGKDSTVLLICVTVFLSYLPEAGQYSSFFLYLGQVINFSSEAIAGFIAMVGILSIGAQTLLLSVLMKKIGNKSTVLLGLGFQLLQLAWYGFGSEPWMMWAAGAVAALSSITFPSVSALVSRCTDPDQQGAVQGMITGIRGLCNGLGPALFGFIFFLFNVELKELSPVEQNPVTPDTEEKRVIPGPPFLFGACTVLLALLVAVFIPSQHAPAVQTCNTRVMMESAISVTENGSVPVSDEDNEPLLQDSSL; encoded by the exons ATGCTGTTCAAACACATCAGA CGCAGTGTCGGCCGGCCGAAGGTGGCTCATGCCGTGGTGGTGATCTTCTTGGAGTTTTTCGCCTGGGGTCTCCTGACCACCCCGATGCTGACC GTTCTGCAGATAACTTTTCCGCAGCACACGTTCCTCGTGAACGGACTCATTCAGGGCGTCAAG GGGTTTCTGTCGTTCATGAGCGCTCCTCTGATCGGTGCCTTGTCTGATGTTTGGGGCAGAAAGAGCTTCCTGCTGCTCACAGTGTTTTTCACCTGCGCCCCCATCCCACTAATGAGGCTCAGCCCATG GTGTTTCTTTGCTCTGATGTCTGTCTCGGGGCTTTTCGCTGTTACATTCTCTGTGATATTTGCGTATGTGGCTGATATTACAGAAGAGCATGAAAGAAGCACAGCGTATGGACTG GTGTCTGCGACGTTTGCGGCGAGTTTAGTGACGAGTCCGGCGATAGGAGCGTTCCTGTCCCTGCGCTACGGAGACAGTGTGGTGGTTCTTCTGGCCACCGTCATCGCTCTGGCTGATATTCTGTTCGTCCTGCTGGTGGTCCCCGAGTCCCTGCCGGACAAGATGAGACTGTCCTCGTGGGGTTCACCCATTTCCTGGGAGCAGGCCGATCCTTTCGCT tctcTGAGGAAGGTGGGGAAAGACTCCACAGTGCTGTTGATCTGTGTCACCGTCTTCCTGTCGTATCTCCCCGAGGCCGGGCAGTACTCCAGCTTCTTCCTCTATTTGGGACAG GTCATTAACTTCTCGTCCGAAGCGATTGCAGGGTTTATTGCGATGGTGGGAATCCTGTCCATCGGAGCACAG ACGTTACTGTTAAGCGTTCTGATGAAGAAGATTGGGAATAAAAGCACCGTTCTGCTGGGACTGGGGTTTCAGTTGCTCCAGCTGGCCTGGTACGGCTTCGGCTCTGAACcatg GATGATGTGGGCGGCCGGTGCCGTCGCTGCCTTGTCCAGCATCACCTTTCCTTCTGTGAGCGCGCTGGTGTCTCGATGCACGGATCCCGACCAGCAGG gagcgGTTCAGGGCATGATCACAGGGATCCGAGGTCTGTGTAATGGACTCGGTCCGGCTCTGTTCGGATTCATCTTCTTCCTCTTCAACGTGGAGCTGAAGGAGCTGAGCCCCGTGGAGCAGAACCCCGTCACGCCGGACACTGAGGAG AAGCGTGTGATTCCTGGTCCTCCGTTCCTGTTCGGAGCGTGCACGGTTCTTCTGGCTCTGCTGGTGGCGGTGTTCATTCCCTCTCAACACGCTCCGGCCGTGCAGACGTGTAACACGCGTGTGATGATGGAGTCTGCGATCAGCGTCACGGAGAACGGATCTGTTCCTGTGAGCGACGAAGACAACGAGCCTCTTTTACAGGAC
- the LOC128019068 gene encoding hippocampus abundant transcript 1 protein-like isoform X1, with translation MLFKHIRQRSVGRPKVAHAVVVIFLEFFAWGLLTTPMLTVLQITFPQHTFLVNGLIQGVKGFLSFMSAPLIGALSDVWGRKSFLLLTVFFTCAPIPLMRLSPWCFFALMSVSGLFAVTFSVIFAYVADITEEHERSTAYGLVSATFAASLVTSPAIGAFLSLRYGDSVVVLLATVIALADILFVLLVVPESLPDKMRLSSWGSPISWEQADPFASLRKVGKDSTVLLICVTVFLSYLPEAGQYSSFFLYLGQVINFSSEAIAGFIAMVGILSIGAQTLLLSVLMKKIGNKSTVLLGLGFQLLQLAWYGFGSEPWMMWAAGAVAALSSITFPSVSALVSRCTDPDQQGAVQGMITGIRGLCNGLGPALFGFIFFLFNVELKELSPVEQNPVTPDTEEKRVIPGPPFLFGACTVLLALLVAVFIPSQHAPAVQTCNTRVMMESAISVTENGSVPVSDEDNEPLLQDSSL, from the exons ATGCTGTTCAAACACATCAGA CAGCGCAGTGTCGGCCGGCCGAAGGTGGCTCATGCCGTGGTGGTGATCTTCTTGGAGTTTTTCGCCTGGGGTCTCCTGACCACCCCGATGCTGACC GTTCTGCAGATAACTTTTCCGCAGCACACGTTCCTCGTGAACGGACTCATTCAGGGCGTCAAG GGGTTTCTGTCGTTCATGAGCGCTCCTCTGATCGGTGCCTTGTCTGATGTTTGGGGCAGAAAGAGCTTCCTGCTGCTCACAGTGTTTTTCACCTGCGCCCCCATCCCACTAATGAGGCTCAGCCCATG GTGTTTCTTTGCTCTGATGTCTGTCTCGGGGCTTTTCGCTGTTACATTCTCTGTGATATTTGCGTATGTGGCTGATATTACAGAAGAGCATGAAAGAAGCACAGCGTATGGACTG GTGTCTGCGACGTTTGCGGCGAGTTTAGTGACGAGTCCGGCGATAGGAGCGTTCCTGTCCCTGCGCTACGGAGACAGTGTGGTGGTTCTTCTGGCCACCGTCATCGCTCTGGCTGATATTCTGTTCGTCCTGCTGGTGGTCCCCGAGTCCCTGCCGGACAAGATGAGACTGTCCTCGTGGGGTTCACCCATTTCCTGGGAGCAGGCCGATCCTTTCGCT tctcTGAGGAAGGTGGGGAAAGACTCCACAGTGCTGTTGATCTGTGTCACCGTCTTCCTGTCGTATCTCCCCGAGGCCGGGCAGTACTCCAGCTTCTTCCTCTATTTGGGACAG GTCATTAACTTCTCGTCCGAAGCGATTGCAGGGTTTATTGCGATGGTGGGAATCCTGTCCATCGGAGCACAG ACGTTACTGTTAAGCGTTCTGATGAAGAAGATTGGGAATAAAAGCACCGTTCTGCTGGGACTGGGGTTTCAGTTGCTCCAGCTGGCCTGGTACGGCTTCGGCTCTGAACcatg GATGATGTGGGCGGCCGGTGCCGTCGCTGCCTTGTCCAGCATCACCTTTCCTTCTGTGAGCGCGCTGGTGTCTCGATGCACGGATCCCGACCAGCAGG gagcgGTTCAGGGCATGATCACAGGGATCCGAGGTCTGTGTAATGGACTCGGTCCGGCTCTGTTCGGATTCATCTTCTTCCTCTTCAACGTGGAGCTGAAGGAGCTGAGCCCCGTGGAGCAGAACCCCGTCACGCCGGACACTGAGGAG AAGCGTGTGATTCCTGGTCCTCCGTTCCTGTTCGGAGCGTGCACGGTTCTTCTGGCTCTGCTGGTGGCGGTGTTCATTCCCTCTCAACACGCTCCGGCCGTGCAGACGTGTAACACGCGTGTGATGATGGAGTCTGCGATCAGCGTCACGGAGAACGGATCTGTTCCTGTGAGCGACGAAGACAACGAGCCTCTTTTACAGGAC